A DNA window from Cervus canadensis isolate Bull #8, Minnesota chromosome 30, ASM1932006v1, whole genome shotgun sequence contains the following coding sequences:
- the LOC122432080 gene encoding keratin, type I cytoskeletal 18-like, which translates to MSFSAQSTFSNYRSLGSVQSSGHRVRPVSSAASVYAGAGGSGSRISVSRSTSVRGGWGSGNLGAGMAGGLVGVGGIQGEKETMQDLNDRLASYLEKVRSLEADIRRLESKIREHLEKKGPQVRDWGHYLKIIEDLRVQIFANSVDNARIVLQIDNARLADDFRVKYETELAMRQSVESDIHGLRKVIDDTNVTRLQLETEIEALKEELLFMKKNHEEEVKGLQNQIANSGLTVELDAPKPQDLSKIMADIRAQYDELAQKNREELDKYWSQQIEESTTVVTSQTAEIGAAEMTLTELRRTVQSLEIDLDSMRNLKASLENSLREVETRYAMQMEQLNGVLLHLESELAQTRAEGQRQTQEYEALLNVKVKLEAEINTYRRLLEDGEDFSLGDALDSSNSKQTIHKTTTLRLVDGKVVSETSDTKVLRH; encoded by the coding sequence ATGAGCTTCAGCGCCCAATCCACCTTCTCCAACTACCGGTCCCTGGGCTCCGTGCAGTCGTCGGGCCACCGGGTCCGACCGGTCAGCAGCGCGGCCAGCGTCTATGCAGGCGCCGGGGGCTCGGGCTCCCGGATCTCCGTGTCCCGCTCCACCAGCGTCCGGGGCGGCTGGGGGTCCGGGAACCTGGGCGCCGGGATGGCCGGGGGTCTGGTGGGTGTAGGGGGCATCCAGGGCGAGAAGGAGACCATGCAAGACCTGAATGACCGCCTGGCCTCCTACCTGGAGAaggtgaggagcctggaggctgatATCCGGAGACTGGAGAGCAAAATCCGGGAACACCTGGAGAAGAAGGGACCCCAGGTCAGAGACTGGGGGCATTACCTGAAGATCATCGAGGACCTGAGGGTTCAGATTTTTGCAAATTCTGTGGACAACGCCCGCATCGTTCTGCAGATTGACAATGCCCGTCTTGCTGATGACTTCAGAGTCAAGTATGAGACGGAGCTGGCCATGCGCCAGTCTGTGGAGAGTGACATACACGGGCTCCGCAAGGTCATCGATGACACCAATGTCACCCGGCTGCAGCTGGAGACTGAGATCgaggctctcaaggaggagcTGCTCTTCATGAAGAAGAACCATGAGGAGGAAGTAAAGGGTCTACAAAACCAGATTGCCAACTCTGGGCTGACTGTGGAGTTAGATGCCCCCAAACCTCAGGACCTCAGCAAGATCATGGCAGACATCCGGGCCCAGTATGACGAGCTGGCTCAGAAGAACCGAGAGGAGCTGGACAAGTACTGGTCCCAGCAGATTGAGGAGAGCACCACAGTGGTCACCTCGCAGACTGCCGAGATAGGAGCTGCTGAGATGACCCTCACAGAGCTGAGGCGCACCGTCCAGTCCCTGGAGATCGACCTGGACTCCATGAGAAACCTGAAGGCCAGCTTGGAGAACAGCCTGAGGGAAGTGGAGACCCGCTACGCCATGCAGATGGAGCAGCTCAACGGAGTCCTCCTGCACCTGGAGTCAGAGCTGGCCCAGACCCGGGCAGAGGGGCAACGCCAGACCCAGGAGTACGAGGCCCTGCTGAATGTCAAGGTCAAGCTGGAGGCTGAGATCAATACCTACCGCCGCCTGCTGGAAGATGGGGAGGATTTCAGCCTTGGCGATGCTCTGGACAGCAGCAACTCCAAGCAAACCATCCATAAGACCACCACCCTCCGGCTCGTGGATGGCAAAGTGGTGTCTGAGACCTCAGACACCAAAGTTCTGAGGCACTGA